Proteins encoded in a region of the Actinomycetota bacterium genome:
- a CDS encoding adenylate/guanylate cyclase domain-containing protein has translation MDLPETRYAETTDGVSIAYQVVDDGPVDLVWIPGFVSHVEFGWTHPPLARLYRRIASFSRLILFDKRGTGLSDRVAPNYVPDLETRMIDVQAVMDATDSERAVILGLSEGGPMAMLFAATYPERTIALVAFGETPRYAWAPDFPWGETDEELERFIAEDRARWGTNDWAADELRSWAGRSKADDPVEVAFFATLARMGASPGAGETLWRMNHQIDVRAILPSIHVPTLEIAREGDPVPPPDGYTAKRIPGCRHVTLPGDDHFPWQGDAEALIAEIERFIRSVHDDEAELSRVLCTVLFTDIVDSTAQAAAMGDRRWREVADDHDRILRGQIARYHGREVKTMGDGFLATFDGPARAIRAATASAEAVKRLGIEIRAGLHTGECERIGEDVGGIAVAIGARVGAKARPSEVLVSQTVKDLVAGSGLIFEDGGEHELKGVPDRWRLYRVINN, from the coding sequence GTGGACTTGCCAGAGACGCGATACGCCGAGACCACGGATGGTGTGTCCATCGCGTACCAGGTGGTCGACGACGGCCCGGTCGACCTCGTGTGGATCCCGGGCTTCGTCTCACACGTCGAGTTCGGATGGACCCATCCACCGCTCGCCCGCCTCTACCGCAGGATCGCGTCGTTCTCTCGGTTGATCCTGTTCGACAAGCGCGGCACCGGGCTCTCAGATCGCGTCGCCCCGAACTACGTCCCCGATCTTGAGACGCGGATGATCGACGTCCAAGCGGTGATGGATGCCACCGACTCCGAGCGAGCGGTGATCCTCGGTCTGTCAGAGGGTGGCCCGATGGCCATGCTCTTCGCTGCGACGTATCCGGAGCGCACGATCGCGTTGGTGGCGTTCGGAGAGACACCTCGGTACGCATGGGCCCCAGACTTCCCGTGGGGCGAAACGGACGAGGAGCTCGAGCGATTCATCGCCGAGGACCGGGCTCGATGGGGCACCAACGACTGGGCCGCTGACGAGCTGCGTTCGTGGGCTGGGCGGAGCAAGGCCGACGATCCAGTCGAGGTGGCGTTCTTCGCCACCCTCGCGCGCATGGGTGCGAGTCCTGGCGCAGGAGAGACGCTCTGGCGGATGAACCACCAGATCGACGTCCGTGCGATCCTTCCCTCGATCCACGTTCCGACGCTCGAGATCGCTCGCGAGGGTGACCCGGTGCCGCCGCCGGATGGGTACACGGCGAAGCGCATCCCCGGTTGCCGTCACGTGACGCTGCCGGGAGACGATCACTTCCCGTGGCAGGGTGATGCAGAAGCGTTGATCGCCGAGATCGAACGGTTCATCCGCTCGGTGCACGATGACGAGGCAGAGCTGTCACGGGTTCTCTGCACCGTCCTGTTCACCGACATCGTGGATTCCACCGCCCAGGCGGCCGCCATGGGCGATCGTCGCTGGCGCGAGGTCGCGGACGATCACGATCGCATCTTGCGTGGGCAGATCGCCCGCTACCACGGGCGGGAGGTCAAGACGATGGGCGACGGGTTCCTCGCGACCTTCGACGGACCGGCACGCGCGATCCGTGCGGCGACCGCGTCCGCGGAAGCGGTCAAACGGCTCGGTATCGAGATCCGCGCCGGACTTCATACCGGCGAGTGCGAACGCATCGGGGAAGACGTGGGCGGCATCGCTGTGGCGATCGGTGCCCGGGTCGGCGCGAAGGCGCGCCCGTCGGAAGTACTGGTGTCGCAGACGGTGAAGGACCTCGTTGCGGGGAGCGGCCTCATCTTCGAGGACGGGGGCGAACACGAGTTGAAGGGCGTCCCCGACCGCTGGCGCCTGTATCGGGTCATCAACAACTGA
- a CDS encoding alpha/beta fold hydrolase, with amino-acid sequence MAQSPETRYARAADGIHVGYQVVGSGPVDIVFVPFDYSNIEAAWDFPPFVSFVRGLASIGRVLVFDRRGSGTSDRSWTGEAATIEAQMDDIRAVMDAASSERAFLFGIESGASLCFTFAATHPHRTSGVIVQAPMVRGTPAPDYPGTWSREMYEEYFERIEHAWGTDAFVREVLEDLSPSLLHDETVVRAFGRQLRLSASPGDAIARDRAVMETDVRHILPSVQAPTLVLHRTGDRQTKLDEGRYTAAHTPGARILELPGDDHLYPLDDLVPHVAAFVESLRVEEADFDRVLATVLFTDVVDSTVQAAALGDAGWRDVRARHDQIVRSQIARYRGREIKTMGDGFLATFDGPARGVRCATAVAAAVGPLGIEIRAGVHTGEVAIEGDDVAGLGVVIGARVGALAGPSQVLVSQTVKDLVAGSGLIFEDGGEHELKGVPDRWRLYRVVT; translated from the coding sequence ATGGCCCAATCCCCCGAGACACGGTACGCGCGCGCGGCGGACGGGATCCACGTGGGCTACCAGGTGGTGGGCTCCGGTCCTGTAGACATCGTGTTCGTCCCGTTCGACTACTCCAACATCGAAGCCGCCTGGGACTTCCCTCCATTCGTCTCGTTCGTCCGGGGCTTGGCCTCGATCGGCCGGGTGTTGGTCTTCGATCGGCGCGGCAGCGGCACGTCGGACCGTTCGTGGACCGGCGAAGCAGCCACGATCGAAGCGCAGATGGACGACATCCGCGCCGTGATGGACGCAGCGTCATCGGAGCGTGCGTTCCTGTTCGGGATCGAGAGCGGCGCGTCCCTCTGCTTCACGTTCGCCGCGACGCACCCGCATCGCACGTCGGGGGTGATCGTGCAGGCCCCGATGGTGCGTGGCACACCGGCGCCCGACTACCCGGGGACCTGGAGCAGGGAGATGTACGAGGAGTACTTCGAACGGATCGAGCATGCGTGGGGCACCGACGCCTTCGTCCGCGAGGTCCTCGAGGATCTGTCCCCGTCGCTCCTGCACGACGAGACCGTGGTGCGAGCGTTCGGGAGGCAGCTCCGGCTCTCCGCCAGCCCGGGAGACGCGATCGCCCGCGATCGCGCGGTGATGGAGACCGACGTCCGCCACATCCTCCCGTCCGTGCAGGCTCCGACGCTCGTCCTGCATCGGACCGGCGACCGCCAGACGAAGTTGGACGAGGGGCGGTACACCGCGGCGCACACACCCGGCGCGCGCATCTTGGAGCTCCCGGGAGACGACCACCTGTACCCGCTCGACGATCTCGTCCCCCACGTCGCGGCGTTCGTCGAGTCGCTCCGGGTCGAGGAGGCGGACTTCGATCGCGTCCTCGCGACGGTGCTGTTCACGGACGTGGTCGACTCCACCGTGCAGGCGGCCGCGCTCGGTGATGCCGGCTGGCGCGACGTGCGTGCCCGTCATGATCAGATCGTGCGCTCGCAGATCGCCCGGTACCGCGGACGCGAGATCAAGACGATGGGCGATGGGTTCCTCGCGACGTTCGACGGGCCGGCACGCGGGGTGCGCTGCGCGACGGCGGTCGCCGCCGCGGTCGGTCCGCTCGGGATCGAGATACGGGCGGGAGTGCACACCGGCGAGGTCGCGATCGAGGGCGATGACGTCGCGGGCCTCGGCGTGGTGATCGGTGCCCGGGTGGGCGCTCTCGCCGGTCCCTCGCAGGTGCTCGTCTCCCAGACCGTGAAGGATCTCGTTGCGGGGAGCGGCCTCATCTTCGAGGACGGGGGCGAACACGAGTTGAAAGGCGTCCCCGACCGCTGGCGCCTGTATCGGGTCGTGACATGA
- a CDS encoding class I SAM-dependent methyltransferase, producing MVSFDPVADEYEAGRPDHPEAVFDALEPLAGLLILEGGAGTGIATRALLRRGARVVAFDIGGGVLGKAASRTPGLAAVVADGAFMPFRDRCADMICFAQSWHWLDERRRWGEAARVLRRGGRWAAWWSLPHADGEAWFDAYWTAVEAETDARRHHRFHDVGADARRSGLFDPEPMVVIPWVRDVTVDGWLMEERSKSYTAAMSEGDRRSFLQRVERITRDRFPEGSMRVRYETRLWTASVIRHDTH from the coding sequence ATGGTTTCATTCGATCCGGTCGCCGACGAGTACGAGGCTGGACGACCCGACCATCCGGAGGCGGTGTTCGACGCCCTGGAGCCGCTCGCCGGACTACTGATCCTCGAAGGTGGTGCGGGAACCGGGATCGCGACACGAGCGCTGCTCAGACGGGGTGCGCGCGTCGTCGCGTTCGACATCGGGGGCGGGGTCCTCGGGAAGGCCGCCAGTCGTACGCCCGGGCTCGCGGCCGTCGTCGCGGATGGTGCGTTCATGCCTTTCCGGGATCGCTGCGCGGACATGATCTGCTTCGCTCAGTCGTGGCACTGGCTCGACGAACGACGAAGGTGGGGTGAGGCGGCTCGCGTGCTCCGACGTGGTGGCCGATGGGCGGCCTGGTGGTCACTCCCACATGCCGACGGCGAAGCATGGTTCGACGCCTACTGGACGGCCGTGGAAGCTGAGACCGACGCCCGTCGACACCATCGGTTCCATGACGTCGGTGCCGACGCCCGCCGATCGGGCCTGTTCGATCCGGAGCCGATGGTCGTGATCCCATGGGTGCGCGACGTCACCGTGGACGGCTGGCTCATGGAGGAGCGGAGTAAGAGCTACACCGCAGCGATGTCCGAGGGCGATCGAAGGTCGTTCCTGCAGCGGGTCGAGCGGATCACGCGTGATCGATTCCCCGAGGGCTCGATGCGGGTCCGCTACGAGACCCGGCTCTGGACCGCGTCCGTGATCCGCCACGACACACACTGA
- a CDS encoding adenylate/guanylate cyclase domain-containing protein: MTLRPETRYAWSGDVCLAYQVLGQGPLDLLYVQGYCSNVDLGWEGRHLSRFLRGLNEHGRLILTDRRGWGCSDRFSARDVQDIDAYVDDVSVVLDAAASDRALIVASGESALLACLFAAGHPSRTSGLVLIDAFPTYSWTPETPWALTPEQWREGAAGIRKHWGSQAWVHETSAGQVDERELDWFARYMRSSITPAALAAEMERYVGTDIRSVLPAVHVPSLVFVDLDGTWENVPEASRYVAAHVPGARSVELASGQGPNVHGLHWYSRAESILREIGSFVDGLREEESSFDRVLATVLFTDIVDSTVQATSLGDRRWREIREEHDAIVRAQLARFRGREVKTMGDGFLATFDGPARAVRCAIAIASAITSLGIDVRTGLHTGEVELDGEDIAGLAVAIGARVGALAGPSEVLVSQTVRDLVSGSGLSFDDAGEHELKGIPDRWRLYRVVS, translated from the coding sequence ATGACTCTGCGACCTGAGACGCGTTATGCCTGGAGCGGCGACGTGTGTCTCGCCTATCAGGTACTGGGTCAAGGGCCGCTCGACCTCCTCTACGTGCAGGGTTACTGCTCGAACGTCGACCTTGGCTGGGAGGGCCGGCACCTGTCGCGGTTCCTCCGCGGTCTCAACGAACACGGCAGGTTGATCCTGACCGACCGGCGTGGCTGGGGCTGTTCGGATCGCTTCTCCGCACGCGATGTGCAGGACATCGACGCGTACGTCGACGATGTCAGCGTCGTCCTGGACGCCGCCGCCTCGGATCGGGCGTTGATCGTCGCCTCCGGAGAGAGCGCGCTGCTAGCGTGCCTCTTCGCGGCTGGCCACCCGTCACGGACGTCGGGACTGGTCCTGATCGACGCCTTCCCCACCTACTCGTGGACCCCCGAGACGCCGTGGGCTTTGACACCCGAGCAGTGGCGAGAGGGCGCGGCCGGTATCCGCAAGCACTGGGGTAGCCAAGCGTGGGTTCATGAGACATCCGCCGGGCAGGTCGACGAACGGGAGCTGGACTGGTTCGCGCGCTACATGCGTTCCTCCATCACTCCGGCGGCGCTCGCCGCGGAGATGGAGCGCTACGTGGGCACCGATATCCGCTCCGTGCTCCCGGCGGTCCACGTGCCGTCGCTCGTGTTCGTCGATCTCGACGGAACCTGGGAGAACGTCCCCGAGGCCTCCCGCTACGTTGCTGCGCACGTCCCGGGCGCTCGGTCGGTGGAGCTGGCGAGCGGTCAGGGTCCGAATGTCCACGGTCTGCACTGGTACTCCCGCGCCGAGTCGATCCTTCGGGAGATCGGGTCGTTCGTGGACGGCCTGCGAGAGGAAGAATCGTCGTTCGACCGCGTGCTCGCCACCGTCTTGTTCACCGACATCGTCGATTCGACCGTGCAGGCCACCTCCCTCGGCGACCGACGCTGGCGCGAGATCCGAGAGGAGCACGACGCCATCGTGCGAGCGCAACTTGCCCGGTTCCGCGGGCGTGAGGTGAAGACGATGGGGGACGGATTCCTCGCAACCTTCGACGGGCCCGCGCGGGCCGTCCGCTGCGCGATCGCGATCGCGAGCGCGATAACGTCGCTCGGAATCGATGTCCGCACAGGCCTGCACACAGGCGAGGTCGAGCTCGACGGGGAGGACATCGCCGGCCTTGCCGTAGCGATCGGGGCCCGGGTTGGAGCGCTCGCTGGCCCGTCAGAGGTGCTCGTCTCTCAAACCGTGAGGGACCTTGTCTCCGGCAGCGGCCTCTCCTTCGATGACGCCGGCGAGCACGAGTTGAAGGGGATCCCCGACCGCTGGCGTCTCTATCGGGTCGTGAGCTGA
- a CDS encoding ABC transporter substrate-binding protein — translation MAPLRISFATTVTDRSRPILEGRVPIEGCEVTPTTGEPEDLFGRALRDREFDVTELSLSSYLVVVGRDSSPYIAVPAFPSRAFRHSAVYVHAASGIDRAEDLAGRTVGTPEFQQTAALWVRGILADRHGVPPSAIQWRSGGLEQPGAKDRIPINLRDDIELRPIDADATLNGMLAEGVLDALISPRPPSSFLTGDPRVRRLWPDHHAEERRFYEETKLFPIMHVVAVRRELAERHPWLPLHVHGAFAEAKRLAIHDLEQTNFLRVTLPWVELDTIRALMGEDYWSYGLEANRAELDAVTRWSHAEGLSPRELEVRELFHPATWDLRS, via the coding sequence ATGGCGCCGCTGAGGATCTCGTTCGCGACCACGGTGACGGATCGCTCTCGACCGATCCTCGAGGGGCGCGTCCCGATCGAAGGCTGCGAGGTCACGCCGACCACCGGTGAGCCGGAGGACCTGTTCGGCAGAGCGCTGCGCGATCGGGAGTTCGACGTGACCGAGCTCTCGCTCAGCAGCTACCTCGTGGTCGTCGGCAGGGACTCGAGCCCCTACATCGCGGTGCCGGCGTTCCCGTCGCGCGCGTTCCGGCATTCGGCCGTGTACGTGCACGCGGCCAGCGGCATCGACCGTGCGGAGGACCTCGCGGGACGGACCGTCGGCACGCCGGAGTTCCAGCAGACCGCGGCGTTGTGGGTCCGCGGCATCCTCGCCGATCGTCACGGCGTGCCGCCCTCGGCGATCCAGTGGCGCAGCGGGGGACTGGAGCAACCCGGTGCGAAGGACCGGATCCCGATCAACCTGCGCGACGACATCGAGCTCCGCCCGATCGACGCCGACGCGACCCTCAACGGGATGCTCGCCGAGGGCGTGCTCGACGCGCTCATCTCGCCGCGCCCCCCGTCGAGCTTCCTGACCGGCGACCCCCGGGTGCGCCGACTCTGGCCCGACCACCACGCCGAGGAACGCCGCTTCTACGAGGAGACGAAGCTGTTCCCGATCATGCACGTCGTTGCGGTCCGTCGCGAGCTCGCAGAACGCCATCCGTGGCTGCCGCTGCACGTCCACGGCGCGTTCGCTGAGGCGAAGCGGCTCGCGATCCACGACCTCGAGCAGACGAACTTCCTCAGGGTCACCCTGCCGTGGGTCGAGCTCGACACGATCCGCGCGCTCATGGGCGAGGACTACTGGTCGTACGGCCTCGAGGCGAACCGAGCCGAGCTGGACGCGGTCACCCGCTGGTCGCACGCGGAGGGCCTCTCTCCCCGAGAGCTCGAGGTCCGCGAGCTGTTCCACCCCGCCACGTGGGATCTCAGGTCGTGA